Proteins encoded by one window of Tunturibacter psychrotolerans:
- the nagA gene encoding N-acetylglucosamine-6-phosphate deacetylase — MISTIAARRLISSDSVVEYPLLRIEDGRISQIESLNAANHERVQATYNFREATLVPAYVDIHIHGCAGHDVMEADPPALNAIGSYLSSRGVGAYFPTTVTSPKDETLRALAGLATEIKRRTETIDYGATPLGIHLEGPFLSHLKRGVHTEALLEAPAVSLFDRFWQAAEGQICLMTIAPELPGATELIAHATALGVRCSMGHSDARVCEAEAGFSAGARSATHTFNAMRAIDHREPGLAAYVLDKQSLFAEIICDGIHVDPLVVRLFLKAKDKDRVILVTDGMSATGMPDGTYMLGDMKVEVHNGRCTSNGTLAGSVLTLDRGVQNLIDFTDASLSMAVAAASHNPSRLMGIDENWGSLEVGRAANITVLSPSAQVMQTFLAGRSATA, encoded by the coding sequence ATGATCAGTACTATAGCGGCGCGGAGACTCATAAGTTCAGACTCAGTGGTGGAGTATCCGCTCCTCAGGATAGAAGATGGCCGTATCAGCCAAATAGAGAGCCTGAACGCCGCCAACCACGAACGAGTACAGGCAACATACAACTTTCGCGAGGCCACCCTCGTTCCGGCCTATGTCGACATTCATATTCACGGCTGCGCTGGACACGACGTAATGGAAGCCGACCCGCCGGCGCTGAACGCGATTGGTTCTTATCTTTCCAGCCGTGGTGTCGGAGCATACTTTCCCACGACTGTCACATCTCCCAAAGATGAGACTCTGCGCGCTTTGGCTGGGCTCGCGACTGAAATCAAACGGAGGACCGAGACAATCGACTATGGTGCTACTCCGCTCGGAATACATCTTGAGGGCCCCTTTCTCTCGCATCTGAAACGTGGCGTACATACCGAGGCTCTTCTGGAAGCCCCTGCCGTCTCTCTGTTCGATCGTTTTTGGCAAGCAGCAGAAGGGCAAATTTGCCTTATGACGATTGCTCCCGAACTGCCCGGAGCGACCGAACTGATCGCTCATGCGACTGCACTAGGCGTTCGTTGCAGCATGGGACACAGCGATGCCCGAGTATGTGAAGCAGAGGCCGGCTTCTCGGCTGGAGCGCGTTCCGCGACGCACACGTTCAATGCAATGCGTGCGATCGATCATCGCGAGCCCGGACTAGCCGCCTACGTGCTGGATAAGCAATCGTTGTTTGCAGAGATCATTTGTGATGGCATTCATGTTGACCCCCTTGTGGTCAGGCTGTTTTTAAAAGCCAAGGATAAAGATCGTGTCATTCTCGTGACCGACGGTATGAGTGCCACCGGAATGCCCGACGGAACTTACATGCTGGGTGATATGAAGGTGGAGGTGCATAACGGGCGCTGCACCTCCAATGGCACACTTGCGGGCAGCGTCCTGACTCTTGACCGCGGAGTACAGAATCTCATCGACTTTACGGACGCGAGCCTGAGTATGGCGGTGGCCGCTGCATCGCACAATCCTTCACGGCTAATGGGCATTGATGAGAACTGGGGCAGTCTCGAAGTGGGTCGAGCCGCCAATATTACAGTATTGTCGCCATCAGCGCAGGTCATGCAAACCTTTTTGGCGGGAAGATCGGCGACCGCATAA
- a CDS encoding SIS domain-containing protein — protein MTEPTPISQDLGAFPHAMLREIYEQPQALAATIEQYVPGGLSTAETFQPVVDALGGRERLVIAASGSSRHAGLAGEIMLEDLTGISVDVEYASEYTYRSTHTLHNPGVVVISQSGETADTLAALREAHARGLATVAITNNADSSMATEASASLPTFAGIEKAIPATKSFTTQLAVLYSLALHLARVRGRMTLQTAEAHGRQLREIPGLLQTALPGWQKQIEALTPQLASSSTLLYLGRGAHYAIAREGALKLKESAYLNAEGYPSGELKHGPNALVSKDSPLIMIATADAGDPDSLLRYSKVLQLMKDMRAQGARIIALATEGDQDVPQCADSCLFIPPSNDLLSTILEVVPFQLLAYTLAISRGIDVDRPRNLVKAVIEE, from the coding sequence ATGACAGAACCGACGCCCATATCGCAGGATCTCGGGGCATTTCCTCATGCTATGCTGCGTGAGATCTACGAGCAGCCTCAGGCTCTAGCTGCGACCATCGAACAATACGTCCCGGGCGGTCTTTCAACAGCAGAGACGTTTCAACCGGTTGTCGATGCTCTTGGAGGTCGAGAACGGCTCGTTATTGCCGCCAGTGGTTCCAGCCGACACGCTGGCCTGGCTGGCGAAATCATGCTTGAAGATCTGACTGGGATCTCTGTCGACGTCGAATACGCGAGTGAGTATACCTACCGCTCTACGCATACTCTTCATAATCCCGGCGTTGTAGTCATCTCGCAGTCTGGGGAGACTGCCGACACGCTCGCCGCTCTCCGAGAAGCGCACGCACGGGGACTCGCCACAGTCGCAATCACCAATAACGCCGATTCCAGCATGGCAACCGAGGCGAGTGCCTCACTGCCTACCTTTGCTGGTATTGAGAAAGCCATACCGGCGACAAAAAGCTTTACCACCCAACTCGCTGTGCTCTACTCTCTCGCGCTTCACTTGGCGAGAGTCCGCGGTCGTATGACGCTGCAGACCGCTGAAGCTCACGGCCGCCAGTTGCGAGAGATCCCCGGTCTCCTCCAGACCGCACTGCCTGGTTGGCAGAAGCAGATCGAAGCCTTGACGCCTCAGCTGGCAAGCTCTAGCACTTTACTGTACCTCGGTCGTGGTGCTCACTATGCGATAGCTAGGGAGGGTGCACTTAAGCTTAAGGAATCCGCATACCTAAACGCCGAAGGATATCCTTCGGGCGAACTGAAACATGGCCCTAACGCTCTCGTCAGCAAGGATTCTCCGCTGATTATGATCGCCACCGCCGACGCGGGTGATCCCGATTCGCTCCTGCGATACTCAAAGGTCCTTCAACTAATGAAGGATATGAGAGCGCAGGGCGCAAGAATTATTGCCCTGGCAACAGAAGGCGATCAGGATGTTCCTCAATGTGCTGATTCCTGTCTCTTTATTCCGCCAAGCAACGACCTTCTATCAACTATTTTGGAGGTCGTGCCATTTCAGCTGCTAGCTTACACTCTGGCGATCAGTCGTGGAATTGATGTCGATCGACCGAGAAATCTGGTCAAGGCCGTCATCGAAGAATAA